GCCCCTACACCGGCCGGGATCAGCCGGTGGCCGACTACCTGGGCAGCCAGCCCGAGGTCATGAAATACCTGTGGCAGCTGGAAAACCTGCTGATCACCTGGATGCCCCACCTGGAGCGCAACAACCGCAGCTATGTCACCGTGGCCATCGGCTGCACCGGTGGCCAGCACAGATCCGTGTTCATTGCCGAGCAGCTGGCCCGGGTCTTTACACAACTGGGCAAGAGCGTGCAGTTGCGCCACCGCACCCTGGAAAAACGCCATGCCGAAAATTGAACGCAACCTGCAGATCGTCAACAAACTGGGGCTGCACGCCCGGGCCGCCATTCAGCTGGTGCAACTGACCCAGCAGTTCGACGCCGAGGTCACCGTGTGCAACCAGCAAAAACAGGCCCCCGCCAACAGCGTGATGGGCCTGCTGATGCTGGAAACCGCCCAGGGTCACGCCATTCGCGTGGTGGCGGACGGGCCGGATGCGGAAGCGGCCATGAACGCCGTGGCCCGGCTGGTGGCGGATCGTTTCAACGAATCGGAATAACCCTCAGCCGGACGCCGAATGACAGAACCACAGGAACAAAGCAGCACGCCGGATCACCTGGAGACCATTACCCAGGCGCTGAACAGCGGCATGTTCGTGCACGTGCGCCGAATGCTGCAGCAAATGCGCCCGGGCGACGTGGCCTGGCTGCTGGAAGCCTCGCCCAGCCCCAGCCGCAAGGTGCTGTGGCAGTTGATCGATCCCGACGATTACGGTGAAATTCTGGAAGAGCTGTCGGAAGAAGTACGCGACGGCATTATTCGGCTGATGGAGCCGGAAAAACTCGCCAGCGCCCTGGAAGACATGGAGTCGGACGATCTGGCCTATGTGCTTCGGGATCTGCCCGAGCAGCTGTTCAATCAGGTGCTCACCGAAATGGACGAGCAGGACCGGCACCGCGCCGAACTGGCCCTGTCCTACCCGGAAGACACCGCCGGCTCGCTGATGAACACCGAGTTCATCACCCTGCGCCCGGACGTCACCATCGATGTGGTGCTGCGCTACCTGCGGCGGCACACCGAGCTGCCGGAAGGCACCGACACCCTCTATGTGGTGGATAACGACAACCGGCTGCTGGGGGACATTTCCCTCGCCAGCCTGGTGGTGCAGTCTCCCACCACCACGGTGGCGGAGGCCATGGACACCTCGGTGGAAGCCATTCCCCTGACCATGACCGACACCGACGTCGCCAACCTGTTTGAACGCCACGACTGGCTGTCGGCGCCGGTGGTGGACGAAAACAACCAGCTGCTGGGGCGCATCACCATCGACGACGTGGTCGACATCATTCGCGAGGAAGGCGAACACTCCATGATGGGCATGGCCAAGATGGACGACGACGAGGACACCTTTGCCCCCGTGCTCACCAGTGCCCGCCGTCGCTCCTTCTGGCTGACCATCAACCTGGGCTCGGCGCTGGTGGCCGCCAGCGTGTCCAACATGTTCGAGGAAACCCTGTCCCAGCTGGCCACCCTGGCCATTCTGATGACCATAGTGCCCTCCATGGGAGGCATTGCCGGCAACCAGACCCTGGCGCTGGTGATCCGGGGCATGGCGGTAGGCCATATCGGCGACAGCAACGCCCGCTGGCTGCTCACCAAGGAAGCCCTGGTGGGGCTGATCAACGGCATGCTGTGGGCCCTGGCCATTTCGGTGGTGGTGGCACTGTGGAAAGGCAGCTGGGAAATCGGCCTGGTGATCGCCGCCGCCATGTTTATCAACCTGTCGGTGGCAGGCCTGGCCGGCGCCAGCATTCCGCTTATTATGAAACGCTTTAATATCGACCCGGCCCTGGCCGGCTCCATGGCCCTGACCACCATCACCGACACCGTGGGCCTGCTCTCCTTCCTCGGCCTGGCCACACTTATCCTGTTGCACTGACCGGGACTAGGGACTGACTGTATGGGTTCCAATCCCCAGTCACCCGTCCCCGATCCCGGTTTTTACTGTCCTGCAATCTTCATATTGTCGATCAGCACGGAGCCGGTATGCAGGCTGGAGCGGGTTTCCACGTCGGTGCCGATGGCCTGAATGCCGGCGAACATGGTTTTCAGGTTACCGGCAATGGTGATCTCTTCCACCGGGTAGGCAATTTCGCCGTTCTCTACCCAGAAGCCGGCGGCGCCCCGGGAATAGTCGCCGGTGACGATGTTCACCCCCTGCCCCATCATTTCGGTCACCAGCAGGCCGGTGCCCATTTGCTTCAACAGTTCGTCATGGCTCTGGCCGCTGCTCGACACCGTCCAGTTGTGAATACCGCCGGCATGGCCGGTGACCGGCAGGCCCAGCTTGCGCGCCGAATAACTGGTCAGCAGGTAGGTCTGCAACACGCCGTTTTCGATGATGTTGCGCTCAAGGGTACGCACCCCTTCGTTGTCGAACGGAGCACTGGCCAGCCCCTTGTGGAGGTGCGGCTGCTCATGAATGGTGAGCCAGTCGGGAAACAGTTGCTCGCCGCAGGCGTCGAGCAGAAAGGATGACTT
The Oceanimonas pelagia genome window above contains:
- a CDS encoding HPr family phosphocarrier protein, whose amino-acid sequence is MPKIERNLQIVNKLGLHARAAIQLVQLTQQFDAEVTVCNQQKQAPANSVMGLLMLETAQGHAIRVVADGPDAEAAMNAVARLVADRFNESE
- the mgtE gene encoding magnesium transporter, with the protein product MTEPQEQSSTPDHLETITQALNSGMFVHVRRMLQQMRPGDVAWLLEASPSPSRKVLWQLIDPDDYGEILEELSEEVRDGIIRLMEPEKLASALEDMESDDLAYVLRDLPEQLFNQVLTEMDEQDRHRAELALSYPEDTAGSLMNTEFITLRPDVTIDVVLRYLRRHTELPEGTDTLYVVDNDNRLLGDISLASLVVQSPTTTVAEAMDTSVEAIPLTMTDTDVANLFERHDWLSAPVVDENNQLLGRITIDDVVDIIREEGEHSMMGMAKMDDDEDTFAPVLTSARRRSFWLTINLGSALVAASVSNMFEETLSQLATLAILMTIVPSMGGIAGNQTLALVIRGMAVGHIGDSNARWLLTKEALVGLINGMLWALAISVVVALWKGSWEIGLVIAAAMFINLSVAGLAGASIPLIMKRFNIDPALAGSMALTTITDTVGLLSFLGLATLILLH